The Candidatus Dechloromonas phosphoritropha genome includes a region encoding these proteins:
- a CDS encoding IS3 family transposase (programmed frameshift): MKIPKQAYTTEFKELAVKRVKDGQSISRVIKELGLGDQTLRNWVKSSAEGRLRGVGNREVTPEEMEISRLRAENLRLKRENEILKKSDGVLRKGCPVKYAWIAEQGLRYPLVDLCEVLDVSVSGYRAWRRGGRPDRKRLTDLQMLALIRAIHAEIRGAYGSPRMVRELRSRGFPASKGRVERLMRENSIHARHKRRYKVTTDSKHGLPVADNLLDRNFTPAAPNQLWTSDITYLWTDAGWLYLAIVLDLFNREVVGWSLKPRMTADIVTDALTMAWFRKRPAAGLMHHSDRGSQYASHAFQDKLRAYGMICSMSRKGNCWDNAPTESWFNSFKNEWVHGIRYASHADMKATSFEYIEVFYNRKRQHSTLGYQSPIQFLENWLSEQHQQKLVA; encoded by the exons GAACTTGGTCTGGGCGACCAGACGTTGCGTAACTGGGTAAAATCGTCAGCAGAAGGCAGACTCAGAGGCGTAGGAAACCGAGAGGTGACGCCCGAGGAAATGGAGATCTCCCGGCTGCGAGCGGAGAACCTGCGGCTCAAACGGGAGAACGAAATCCTAA AAAAAAGCGACGGCGTACTTCGCAAGGGATGTCCTGTGAAGTACGCCTGGATTGCCGAACAAGGCTTGCGCTACCCGCTCGTTGATCTGTGTGAGGTGCTCGATGTCAGCGTCAGCGGTTATCGCGCCTGGAGGCGCGGCGGTCGGCCGGATCGCAAGCGACTGACCGATCTCCAGATGCTGGCACTCATTCGTGCCATTCATGCTGAGATCAGGGGTGCCTACGGCAGTCCGCGCATGGTCCGAGAACTGCGGAGCCGGGGCTTCCCAGCCAGCAAGGGGCGGGTTGAACGGCTGATGCGTGAAAACAGCATTCATGCCCGCCACAAGCGGCGCTACAAGGTCACCACAGACTCGAAGCACGGCTTGCCAGTTGCTGACAATTTGCTCGACAGAAACTTCACACCAGCGGCCCCGAATCAGCTCTGGACGTCTGATATTACCTACCTGTGGACCGACGCAGGCTGGCTGTATCTGGCCATCGTGCTCGACCTGTTCAACCGCGAAGTCGTGGGCTGGTCGCTGAAGCCGCGCATGACGGCAGATATCGTGACGGATGCGCTGACCATGGCCTGGTTCCGCAAGCGTCCTGCAGCGGGATTGATGCACCACTCGGACCGAGGTAGCCAGTACGCCAGCCATGCGTTTCAGGACAAGCTCAGGGCTTACGGCATGATCTGCTCGATGAGTCGCAAAGGAAACTGCTGGGATAACGCGCCGACGGAAAGCTGGTTCAACAGCTTCAAAAACGAGTGGGTGCATGGCATTCGCTACGCCAGTCACGCCGACATGAAGGCCACCAGCTTCGAGTACATTGAGGTGTTTTACAACCGGAAACGACAGCACTCGACGCTCGGTTACCAATCACCAATTCAGTTCCTTGAAAACTGGCTCAGTGAGCAACATCAGCAAAAACTGGTAGCATGA